The genomic stretch GGCAACAAGGTCAACGTCTCCTTCCTGTCGCTCAACCGCAACAAGCGCTCGCTCGCCGTCGACCTCAAGGACCCGGACGGCAAGGCCGTGCTGCTCGAACTGGTGAAGACCGCCGACGTGTTCCTGCAGAACTATCGGCCGGGCGTCGCGAAGCGCCTCGGGGTGGACTACGAGACCCTGTCGAAGATCAATCCGCGCCTCGTCTACGTCTCGATCTCCGGCTACGGCGAGGATGGCCCCTACCTCAACCGCCCCGGCCAGGACCTGGTGCTACAGGGCATGTCGGGCGCCATGCTGTCGGCCGGCCGCGCCGGCGAGCCGCCCAACGCGGCGGGGCAGTACCTGGTCGACGGCATCACCGCCTACACTGCGTTCGAGGGGGCGCTGGCGGCGCTGCTGCATCGCGAGCGCACCGGCGAGGGCCAACTGGTGCAGGTGAACATGCTCGACGCCATCACCACCATCCAGATGCAGGAACTCTCGGTGTTCACCGTCGGTCACAAGCCGCAGGTGCGCTCGGCCGAGCCGCATGCCCATGTCTACATCCGCGCGCCCTACGGCGCCTTCGCGACGTCCGACGGCTTCATCATCGTCGCCTTTCCCAAGCTCGCCAATCTCGGCCAGACCATCGGCGAGCCGAGCTTCCTCGACATGGACGACGAGGTCGACACCTGGACCCGGCGCGACGAGATCTTTGCCAAGACCCGTGACCGGCTGAAGACCAAGACCACCGCCGAGTGGCTGGAGCTGTTGCGCGCCGCCGACATCTGGTGCGGCCCGGTCTATGGCTATGCCGACCTCGTCGAGGACGAGCAGATCAAGCACAACGGCACCTTCGTCGAGTACGTGCACCCGACCGAGGGCCACGTGAAGACCCCAGGCTTCCCGATCAGGTTTTCGAAGACTCCTTCGACCGTCGAACGCGGCGCGCCCGTCGTCGGCCAGCACAGCCGCGACGTGCTGCGCGAAGCCGGTTTCGACGATACGGCGATCGAACAATTGCTGGCCAAGGGCGCAGTGGCGGAGAACGGCATATGACCTCTCCGTGATCCTCCCCCGCGGGGCGGGGGAGGGGGACCGGCGAAGCCGGTGGAGGGGGCGGTCAGTCTTTCAGTCAGGAATAGGCCATGTCTGAGAACATCCTCGTCGAGCGCGACGGCTTCGTCGGCATCATAACCTTCAATCGGCCGGAAAAGCTCAACGCCATGACGCCGGAAATGGCGGCGGCGCTGGTGGCGGCGGTCACCGAGTTCAACACCGACGATGCCATCCGGGCGGTGATCCTGACCGGCGCCGGCGAGAAGGCCTTCTCCGCCGGCTCCGATATCAGGACGCTCGACGACTACGACAGCGCCTGGAACTTCCGGAACCGGCCCGATTATTGCGACGCCATTCGCGCCCTGCTGAAGCCGTCCATCGCTGCGGTAAACGGCTACGCCTTCGGCGGCGGACTCGAGACTGCCATGGCCTGTGACATCCGCATCGCCTCGGACAATGCCAGCTTCGCCGCGCCGGAAATCAAGCTCGGCTGGATCGGCGGCGGCGGCATGGCGGTGAACCTCGCCCATGCCGTCGGCCCCTCCAACGCCGCGCTGATGATCATGACCGGCGATCCCGTTGACGCCGTGACAGCCGAACGCTGGGGCCTCGTCTCCCGCATCGTAGCGCGCACCGATTTGCTGGCTGAAGCCAAGCGGCTCGCAGCGACCATCGCCTCACGCGCCCCGATTGCCGCCGAGACCGCCAAGCTGAACCTCCGCGCCGCCTGGGAACTCTCGATCGCCAACGCCATCAGCTACGAGCGCGACCTGCAGGCGATCTGCTTTGCGACGGAAGATGCGCGGGAGGGGCGCGCGGCGTTCAAGGCGAAGCGGTCGCCGGTGTTCAAGCGGCGGTAGGTCAAACCTTCGGGCCTTTTTGGGCACTCATTCGCCATCCCACCGGCCATCGAGTGGGTGGAAAGGCCGGAGACCTAAGCCGCGCCCGAGGCAGTCCCAAACGCCGCCAACCCAGCCCCGATCAGACACGCCGTCGGCCCGAACTTCGCGGGCACGATCTCGACCGCTTTGCTCAGCCCCAGCGCCTCGCGCCTCGCTGCGGCGCGGGCCGGCTCGAGCAGCCGGTCGCCCAGCGCCAGCACGCCGCCGGCCACCACGATGATCTCGGCATCGACCACGTTGTTGGCGCTGCCCAGCACCGCACCCAGCACCTCGGCGGCTTCGGCGATCACCGACTGCGCCTCGGCGTCGCCTGTCTCGGCCAGCGCCGCAATCTCACGCAGGCTGCGCTGCTGCCCGGTGCGCCGGGCGTACTCGATCTCCATCGCCGTGCCGCTGGCATAGGCCTCGAGATGGTCGGTGCCGCCGCACGGGCACGCCCGCCCCTGCCGCAGCGGCGACAGGTGATGGCCGACGCTGCCGGCAATGCCGTAGGCGCCGCGCTCGACCTTGCCGTTGCGCACCAGCGAGCCGCCCACCCCTGTGCCGAGCGCCACGATCAGCGCCGAATGCTTGCCGCCGGCAGCGCCGAGCACCCCTTCGCAGAGCCCCGACGCCTGCACGTCGTTGAGCACCGTCACCGGCATGCCGAGCTCTTCGATCAGCCGCTGCTGCAGCTGCGTCCCGGCCCAGCCGCTCAGGTGGTCGGTCGCCGAAGTGATCTCGCCCTGTTCGCCGACCACCCCGGCGGTGCCGACGCCGCAGCGGCTGACCGAGGCGCCGGCCAGCACCTCTTTCGCCAGCTTGGCGACGGCGGCAATGATCGCCTCCGCGCCCTCGCGCGCCGGCGTTGCGACCTGCCGGCTGGTAACGATCGTGCCGGCAGCATCCACCAGCCCGACGAGGATCTTGGTGCCGCCGATATCGACGGCGAGGGCCAGTTCACTCACTTCAGTGCACCGGTGGCGATGCCGCCGATGAAGTAGCGCTGGAACACCAGGAAGATCAGGAACGCCGGCAGCGTGAACAGCACGCACGAGGCCATCAGGGGCCCCCACTGCACGCCGTGCTCGCCGAGGAACGAATAGAGCCCGATCGACAGCGTGTAGCTCTCCTCCTCGTTGAGGTAGATCAGCGGATAGAGGAAATCCGTCCACGCCCAGACGAACTGGAACACCGCCGAGGTGATCAGCGCCGGGCGGGCGATCGGCAGGACGATCGACCAGTAGATGCGGAACTCCGACGCGCCATCGACCTTGGCCGCCTCGATCAGTTCATCGGGCACGCTCAAGAGGAACTGCCGGATCAGGAAGATGAAGAACGGCGTGCCTAGGAAGGCCGGGATCACCAGCGGCAGGATGGTGCCGGTGGCCCCCACCTTGTTCCACATCATGTAGATGGGAATGAGCGTCACCTGCGGCGGCAGCATCATGGTGGCGAGCACCATGATGAAGAGCAGGTTCCGGCCCTTCCAGCGCAGCTTCGACAACGAGTAGGCGACGAGCGGCGACACCAGCACGGTCCCCAGCACGCTGAGGCCGGCGATCACCACCGTATTGAGCAGGAACCGGAAGAACGGAATCTGGGTCAGCGCGCCGACGAAATGGTCGAGCGTCCAGGTTCGCGGCAGCAGCTCCGGCGGCGCCATGAAGATCTCGTCCGAGACCTTGAACGCCGTCGTCAGCATGACGACGAACGGAAAGACGAACACCCCGGCGAGGAGGATCACCAGCGCATAGCGATAGATGGTCATCAGCCAGCCGAAGCGGCCGCCCACCGGTACGCGCTCCGAAATCCCGGTGCCCTGCATTTCAGCGGTTGTCATAGAACACCCACTTCTTGGCCGACCACAGGATCAGCAATGTGATGGCCAGCGTCACGAACAGCAGCACCCAGGCCATCGCCGAAGCGTAGCCCATCTTCAGGAAGGTGAAGCCGTTCTGGAACAGGTAGATCGAGTAGCTCAGCATCGAGTCGCCCGGCCCGGTCGCCGTCTGCGTGCCGAGCCCCGGGTCCTTCGAGAGGACGAACGGCTGGGTGAACACCTGCAGGAACGCGATGATCAGGACGATCACCTGGAACAGCGTCACCGGCGAGATCATCGGCCAGGTGATGTGCCAGAAGCGGCGCAGCGGCCCGGCGCCATCGAGTTCGGCGGCCTCATAGAGCTCCTGCGGCACGTTCTTCAGCGCTGCGAGGTAGATCAGCATGGTGCCGCCCACCGTCCACAGCATGAGGACGATGACCGAGATGCCGCCCCAGCTGGCGTCGAGCAGCCAGTTCGGTTGCGGAATGCGGAACCAGCGCAGGATCTCGTTGACGAAGCCGTATTGCGCGTTGAGCAACCAGCGCCACAGGAAGCCCGCCGCCACTGCCGGAACGATCGAGGGCAGGTAGACCAGCGCCCGCCACAGCGGCTGGCCCTTGAGTTTCTGATTGAGGATGTGAGCGCCGGCGATCGAGATGGCGATATCCACCGGCACGCCGACAAAGGTGAAGAACAGCGTGTTGTAGAGGCTCTTCCAGAACTTGGCGTCCGAGATCATCCGCTCGTAATTGGCGAGCCCGACCCATTTGGGCGCCTTGAACAGGCTGAAATCGGTGAGGCTGTAATAGCCGGAAGCGAGGATCGGCCACAGGTAGAGCACCAGGAAGCCGATGATGAACGGCGAGGCGAAGGCCAGGCCCTTGAGAAGGGCCCGGCCGGTCGGTTCGCTCTGTCTGGGACGCGCGCTCTGCAACAGCTTACTGCGAGTACGAGCCGGTACGGTCGGCAACGGCCTGCAGCGCCGCTTCCGGAGTCTGGGCGCCCTGCAGCACCGAGTCGAATGCGGACGCGAGGTCGGCATTGTATTCGGCCATGTACAGCGCCGGCGGCAGGCCGTGCGTGTTGGGGTTCTTCAACGCGTCGAGCCAGACCTTGAAGTTCGGCAGGTCGTCATAGGTGGCGCTGTCGACCAGCGACAGGCGGCCCGGCAGGTTGGCCAGCACGTGGCTGAACTTTTCCATCGCCGGCGGGCTGATCAGGTATTTGACGAACTCAGCCGCCGCTTCCTTGTTGCCGGTATTGGTCGGAATGAAGATGGTCGACACGTCCGCCCAGGTCGAGCCGTTCAGTTCCGGGGTCTTGCCCGGCACCTGCACCACGCCCCAGTCCATCCCGGCTTCGGTGTTGAACTTGGCGCGCCATTCACCCTCGAACACCATGGCAATCTTGCCCTGCTTGAACGAGTCCTGGTCCGACATGTAGGGGCCGAAGCCAGCGACGAACTTGTTGTAGGCCGCGGGGGTCACCGGCGCCACCACGTTGTCGTAGTAGAACTTCACGCCCTCGACGAACCCCGGATCGGTCGGGGTGGGCTTGCCGTCGCGGTTCCAGTCGCCGCCATGCGCATAGCCCAGCGTCTTCAAACCAGCCGAGATGTCGGTGAGCCCGAGGCCCAGCTGGGTGACATTGCCCTCGGCATCCACCTTGGTGAGCTTCTTGATGGCGTCGGCGAGCTCGGCCATCGAGGTCGGCGGGGTGACGCCGGCTTCGTCGAGCAGCTTCTTGTTGTAGACCAGCTGGAAGTTGTGGGTCGCGATCGGCACCGAATAGAGCACGCCGTCGACCACCAGCTGCTTCATGATGCTCTCGGGGAAATCCGAGGTATCGAGCGCGAATTCGTCGAGCGGCAGCAGGATGCCCTGGTTCGCCCACGACGCGATGTTGGAGGCGAAGTTGTCGGAGACGTCGAAGGCGCCCTTGGCGCTCGACATCGACGCCAGCTGCTTGGTCATGTCGGGGCTCGACACGCCCTTGACCACGATCTTGTCCTGGCTGGCGTTGAAATCGGTGATGATCTGCTCGAGCGCCGCGCCCTCGGCGCCGCCCCACAGATACGAGAAGGTGATCTCGGTCTTGTCCTGCGCCTGGGCGCCCAGCGCCCCACCCAGCAGCATGACCGCGCCCAGCGCGGTCGACATCGCGGCATGCGCCGCACGAGCTTGAGCTTTCCGCTCCATCCTGAAGTCTCCCTTGGCTATATGCCGCTAAATGGTGTAGCCCAATTTTTCGAAGCCCGTCAACATGGCGTCACATTCGCGCTGAAATGAGCAGACAAGCGTGCAATTGGAGTATACCACTCTCTTGCCGGTCGACGAGAAGCCGTGCTTTCATGCGCGCGAGTGGGAGGACCCCGATTCATGGCTGAGACCGCTGGAAACGGCCGAGCGGGCACCAAGGGCGCCCAGTTGCGGAGCTATCTGCTCGGCCTGATCGAGGGCGAGCTGAAGCCGCACGAAAAGCTCCCCACCGAGCGCGACCTCGCCGAGACCTTCGGTGTCACCCGGCTGACGGTGCGCCGCGCCCTCGATCAGCTCGGCTATGAGGGACGCGTCTACCGTACCCAGGGTGCGGGCACTTTCGTCTCCGAACCGCGTATCGCCAAATCGGTGGAGCTGACCTCGTTCACCCAGGACATGCGCTCGCGCGGGCTCGTCCCCGGTTCGCTCGATACGGTGGTCGAGGAAATCGCCGCCGGCGCCGAGATCGGCGCCCGGCTCGCGCTCAGCCCGCGCGATCTGGTTGCCCATATCTCGCGCGTCCGCACCGCCGACGGCGAGCCGATGTGCATCGAGAACACCTATGTGCCGGCCAAGCTCGCGCCCGGTCTCGCGGCGCGCGGCATCACCGGCTCGCTCTACCAGATGCTCACCGAGACCTATCACCTGAAGATCGAGAAGGCCGAACAGTCGATCCACGCCACGGTGCTCGATCCACCCTTGGCAAAACTCCTCGGCGTCCCGGAATTCTCGCCGGCCTTCAAAGTGCTGCGCGTCGCCTATGACGCGAGGAACCAGCGCATCGAATACGCCGAGAGCGTCTACCGCGCCGACCGCTACTCCTACGATTTCGTCATTTTCCGCACGAGCCGAGACCATACGAATTGACGTCCACACGTGCCCTTTCGCTCGCTTTCCTTCCCCTCGATGAGCGCCCGGTCAATATCGGCCTGCCTGCCGGTGTCGCCGCCATTGCCGGCGCCACGCTGGTGCTGCCGCCGGCGGAACTGCTGCCCCGGCTGCGCCAGCCCGGCGATGCCGACTGCCTCGGCCGCTGGCTCGAGAGCACGGCGCCGACGACCGATGCGGTGATCGCCTCGCTCGACATGCTCTGCTATGGCGGCCTGATCGCCGCACGCACCACCGCCGATACGACGCTCAGCGCCCTCAACCGGCTCGATGTGCTGCGCCGCCTCCACGCTGCGCATCCGGCGCTGCCGCTCTGCGCCGTGTCGCTGGTGATGCGCGCCTCCAACTCCTACAACCCGCAGGAAGAGCCCGATTACTGGGCCCGGCACGGCATGGAGCTGCATAAGCTCGGCGCGCTGCACCATCGCGACCTGCTCGAAACCCTTGGCGCCAGCCATGCCGGCAATGCCGAGGCGCTCGCCGCGCTGCGCGCTGCGCTGCCCGGCGCGATCGTCGCCGATTTCGAGCGCCGGCGGCTGCGCAACCATCACGTCAATCTCGAAGCCATCGCGCTCGCGTCCGAAGGCGCCATCGACCCGCTGCTGATCACCGCCGACGATACCGCCGAACACTCGGCCGGCTCGGTCGAGCAGGTCTGGCTACAGCACTGGAGCCACGTGCTGCCGATATCAGGCGAGGTGCTGATGTATCCCGGCGCCGACGAGGTGGCCGCGGTGCTGGTCGCGCGTCAGCTCGGCGCCCACTTCGGCGTCACCCCCCGCTTTACCGTCGAATGCGCCGATCCACCGGGCATGCAGCGTATCGCCAAATACGAGAACAGCCCCATGCATGAGGCGGTCGACCGCCAGCTCCGCGCCTCGGGGTCGGTGACCGTCACCGCCCCCGAGGCCATGGCCCTCGTCGTCCATGCGCCGGATCCGAGGCGTCGCGACCATTGCGGCATGGTGGTCGAGAAGTCCGACGCCCAGTCGATCTTCGATGCTGACGATGCCATCGCGGCTAACAAGAGCGCCGACCTCATCGCCCGCCTGCTGGCCGCCGGCCGCGAGGTGGCGCTCGCTGATCTCCGCTATTCCAACGGCGCCGATCCGCTCTTGATCGAGGAATTGCACCGCCGCGGCATTCTGCTTGAGCTCGTCGCCTATGGCGGCTGGAACACCGCCGGCAATGCGCTGGGCTCGGTGGTCGCCGCCGCCGCGGCGATCCAGATCGGCCGGGCCGCCGGCACCTTCGACGCGCCTGCCGCGCGGCGGGTGCTGCTGCACCGGTTGATCGAGGACTTCGCCTATATGACCGATGCCCGCCGGCCGCTGAACGCCGGCGTCTACACCTTCGCCGACCGCGCTGAAGAAGCGGCGGCCGAAGCCTCCATCGGCGCCACCCTCGACGCCAGCCTGAAGCGCCTGACCGGGCGGAACGAGCTCGGCATCACCGCCGTCCGCTTCCCCTGGCACCGCAGCTTCGAAGTCGACTTCACCATCGCCGGGGACCTCTCGTGACCACTGCCCTGCTCCAGCGCCTCGAGCGCCAGCTGATCGTTTCCTCGCAGGCGATGAACCCGCTCAGCCCGTTGCGCCAGCGCCCCGATATCCTGGCGCTGCTCGCCGAGGCGGCCGAGCTCGGCGGCGCCGGCGGCTTTCGCCTCAACGGCGCCGAGGTCGTCGGCCTGCTGCGCCCGCGCACCGGCCTGCCGATCATCGGCATCGTCAAGGACACCCGCGAGGGTTTTGACAACTACATCACCACCTCGAGCGCCGACGCGGAGGCGCTCGCCGCCGCCGGCGCCGACATCATCGCCATCCAGGCGACCTCCGGCACCCGGCCGGGCGAGAGCTTTGCCGAAATCGCCGCCACAACTCATCGGCTCGGCAAGCTGGTGATGGCAGATATCGCCACGCTCGACGAAGCGCGGCGGGCCGCCGCCGAGGGCGCCGACCTCGTCGCCACCACCATGGTCGGCCATACGACGCAGACTGAGGGGCAGGCCCGCCCGCCTTTCGACCTGGTGTCCGAGATCGTCGCCGCCCTCGATGTTCCACTGGTGGTCGAAGGCGGCATCTGGACCCCCGAACACGTCGCCGCCTCGTTCGAGCGCGGCGCCTTCGCCGTCGTCTGCGGCTCTGCCATCACCGCGCCCGACATCATCACCGAACGGCTGGTGGCGGCGATTCCGGATCGCTGACTGGCCTCATGCCATAGAGCGCTTGGCGCCCCTCACCCCGCGGTGTGGCACGGCCCGCGCAAAGTGCGTCCCCTCGCCCCTCTGGGGAGAGGGTTAGGGTGAGGGGCGCCAAGCACACCGGCTGCAGACAAGGCGGAACTACACCGAGAACAGCGTCGCTCCGATGAAGCGGTCGGTATCCGCCCCGTAATTGTAGTAATACGCCGTCAAGAGCTTCCCATCCGCGCGCAGCACCGTGCGCGGGTAACCGAGATCCGCCACCCCGCCATCGTCGCGCAGCACGATGTCCTCGCTCCAGCTCATCCCCTCGTCGCTGCTGACCCGGGCGCGCATGCCATAGGGCGCATCGCGATAGCCGTAGACCAGCACCAGCCGCCCGTCGGCGAGCCGGTTGATGGTCGGTGGATTGCCGTTATGGCCGACCTGCGGCACGGGCGTGCCGACATGCCGCCAGCTCCGGCCTTCGTCGCTCGAGCGATAGAGGTCGATCCACGCCCTCCGCTCGGGACCGCGCGGCGCCGCGCAGCGCACGAACGTGAGGATATCGCCGCCTGGCAGCCGCAGCGAGGCCGGCATGATGGCGAAGCCTTCCGGCTCCTCGCCAACGAAGCTCTCGAAGCTGAAGCTCTTGCCGCCGTCACGGGTCCGCGCCGCAAAGATCCGGCCCTCGTCGCCATTGGCCTTCACTGCCGTGAGCAGGAACAGCGCATCATGCCGGCCGAGCGGCACGATATCGGTGCGGGCCGAAACCCCCGGCAGGCCGAAATCGCCGAGCCGGTACGGCCCCTGCCAGCTCTTCGCCCGATCGCGGCTGACGTAGAACCAGCTGATCGAACCGCGATCGAGCCCGGTGCGGGCGCACATCACGATGGTTTCGGGATCGGTGAAATCTATCGGCTGGTCGAGCACCGGGATATCGCGTTCGACCACGATATTGGGTTGGCTCTGCAGGGCCTCGACCACGTGCTCGTCGCCCGACAGCGAGCTGCCGCCGGGGATGGTGCCGGTGAACAACTCGTCCTGCCAGGTCAGCCCGCCATCGAAGCTGCGCGCCTGCCGGCCGATGAACGGCCGGGTCTTGTCGCGGGCATGCAGGCTCTCCTGTTCTCCGCGAAACCCTTGCGAGAACACGACCACCACTTCGTCGCCCCAGATCCACATGCCGTAATTGGCCGGCCAGGCGACGAATTCGCCCTCCCTGCGGTGGATTTCGAGGTGCTGGGTCATGGTCAATCTCCGTCAGGCCCCTGAGGGGTCGGGTCGCAACAATCGGGTGGGACGCGTCAGCCCTTGACGCCGCTGGTGACCGCGCCGTCGATGACGTAGCGCTGCGCGAACAGGAACACGATGATGATGGGCAGGGTGATGAGCGTCGCCATCGCCATCACCACGTTCCAGCGCGCATCGGGCCCGCTCTGCAGCAGTTGCAGGCCGATCTGCAGCGTCGCCATCTCGCGCTGCGAGGTGAGGATCAACGGCCAGATGAAATCGTTCCAGGCGCTCTGGAAGCTCAGTACCCCGAGCACTGCCATGGCCGGGCGCGCCAGCGGCAGCAGGATGCGCCAGAAGATGGTGAAGGTCTTGGCGCCATCGAGCCGCGCCGATTCCTCGTACTCGACCGGGATGCGCGAGAAGAACTGGCGCATCATGAAGATGCCGAACGGCGTCGCCGCCGTGGGCAGGATCATTCCCCAATAGGTGTTGAGCAGCCCCGTGCCGCCATTGCCCAGCCAGTCATTGCCGCCGGCGAACGGGATGCGCTGCACGATCAGGAACACTGGCACGATCTGGCTCTGCGCCGGCACCATCAACAGGCCGACCACCAGCGCGAAGATCAGGTTCTTGCCCTTGAACTGCATGCGCGCCAGCGCGTAGCCGGCCAGCGCGCAGAACACCATGTTGGAGGCGGTCGAGCCGAGCGCGAAGATCAGGCTGTTGATCAGCTGCCGCCCGGTATCGGGCCCGGCAATGGCGTCGATATAGTTCTGCCAGACGAGGCTGTTGGGGATGAAGTTGGGCGGGAACTGGAAGGTCTCGGCATCGGTCTTGAACGAGGTCGACACCATCCACAGGAACGGCGTGATCGTCGCCAGCGCCGCAAAGATCAGGAGGCCATAGCCGATCGCCCGCTCGGCCAGCGGCCACCAGCGTTGCCGGAACGACACGGCCGGAACGGCCGGAGCGGAAGCCTGTGCGATATCGCTCATGACTCCCCCCGGCGCATGAGCTTGGTGCCGATGAGCGAGAACAGCAGGATGGCGAGGAACAGCACGGTCGACATCGCCGCCGCATAGCCGAACTCGGTATAGCCGAAGGCGGTCTGGTACATCTGGAACACGATGGTTTCGGTGGAGCCGAGCGGCCCGCCATTGGTCATCACATAGATCGCGCCGAACACCTGGAAGGTCTGCACGATCAGGATGATCATCAGGTAGAAGGTGACGTTGCTGAGCATCGGCACGGTGATGCGGAAAAAGATGTCCTTGGTCTTGGCCCCGTCGAGCCGCGCCGCCTCGTAGATATCCTTGGGGATATCCTGCAGGCCGGCGAGGTAGATGATCATCGCGGTGCCGAAATCGCGCCAGATCGCCATGACGATCAGCGAGGTCATGGCGAGGTTGGGGCTCTGCAGCCAGGGCTGCGGCGGCAGCCCAAGCTGCGCCAGCGTGCCGTTGATCGGCCCCGAATAGGGCTCGTAGACATACATCCACACCACCGCCGCGGCGATCAGGGAGGTGAGCACCGGCAGGTAGAAGATGGTGC from Devosia sp. A16 encodes the following:
- a CDS encoding CaiB/BaiF CoA transferase family protein, with product MGILSGYRVLDCSIAMAGPFAAQRLGDLGADVVKVEPVTGEWQRHTAAGGARGNKVNVSFLSLNRNKRSLAVDLKDPDGKAVLLELVKTADVFLQNYRPGVAKRLGVDYETLSKINPRLVYVSISGYGEDGPYLNRPGQDLVLQGMSGAMLSAGRAGEPPNAAGQYLVDGITAYTAFEGALAALLHRERTGEGQLVQVNMLDAITTIQMQELSVFTVGHKPQVRSAEPHAHVYIRAPYGAFATSDGFIIVAFPKLANLGQTIGEPSFLDMDDEVDTWTRRDEIFAKTRDRLKTKTTAEWLELLRAADIWCGPVYGYADLVEDEQIKHNGTFVEYVHPTEGHVKTPGFPIRFSKTPSTVERGAPVVGQHSRDVLREAGFDDTAIEQLLAKGAVAENGI
- a CDS encoding enoyl-CoA hydratase/isomerase family protein, whose product is MSENILVERDGFVGIITFNRPEKLNAMTPEMAAALVAAVTEFNTDDAIRAVILTGAGEKAFSAGSDIRTLDDYDSAWNFRNRPDYCDAIRALLKPSIAAVNGYAFGGGLETAMACDIRIASDNASFAAPEIKLGWIGGGGMAVNLAHAVGPSNAALMIMTGDPVDAVTAERWGLVSRIVARTDLLAEAKRLAATIASRAPIAAETAKLNLRAAWELSIANAISYERDLQAICFATEDAREGRAAFKAKRSPVFKRR
- a CDS encoding ROK family protein: MSELALAVDIGGTKILVGLVDAAGTIVTSRQVATPAREGAEAIIAAVAKLAKEVLAGASVSRCGVGTAGVVGEQGEITSATDHLSGWAGTQLQQRLIEELGMPVTVLNDVQASGLCEGVLGAAGGKHSALIVALGTGVGGSLVRNGKVERGAYGIAGSVGHHLSPLRQGRACPCGGTDHLEAYASGTAMEIEYARRTGQQRSLREIAALAETGDAEAQSVIAEAAEVLGAVLGSANNVVDAEIIVVAGGVLALGDRLLEPARAAARREALGLSKAVEIVPAKFGPTACLIGAGLAAFGTASGAA
- a CDS encoding carbohydrate ABC transporter permease, whose protein sequence is MTTAEMQGTGISERVPVGGRFGWLMTIYRYALVILLAGVFVFPFVVMLTTAFKVSDEIFMAPPELLPRTWTLDHFVGALTQIPFFRFLLNTVVIAGLSVLGTVLVSPLVAYSLSKLRWKGRNLLFIMVLATMMLPPQVTLIPIYMMWNKVGATGTILPLVIPAFLGTPFFIFLIRQFLLSVPDELIEAAKVDGASEFRIYWSIVLPIARPALITSAVFQFVWAWTDFLYPLIYLNEEESYTLSIGLYSFLGEHGVQWGPLMASCVLFTLPAFLIFLVFQRYFIGGIATGALK
- a CDS encoding carbohydrate ABC transporter permease codes for the protein MQSARPRQSEPTGRALLKGLAFASPFIIGFLVLYLWPILASGYYSLTDFSLFKAPKWVGLANYERMISDAKFWKSLYNTLFFTFVGVPVDIAISIAGAHILNQKLKGQPLWRALVYLPSIVPAVAAGFLWRWLLNAQYGFVNEILRWFRIPQPNWLLDASWGGISVIVLMLWTVGGTMLIYLAALKNVPQELYEAAELDGAGPLRRFWHITWPMISPVTLFQVIVLIIAFLQVFTQPFVLSKDPGLGTQTATGPGDSMLSYSIYLFQNGFTFLKMGYASAMAWVLLFVTLAITLLILWSAKKWVFYDNR
- a CDS encoding ABC transporter substrate-binding protein, yielding MERKAQARAAHAAMSTALGAVMLLGGALGAQAQDKTEITFSYLWGGAEGAALEQIITDFNASQDKIVVKGVSSPDMTKQLASMSSAKGAFDVSDNFASNIASWANQGILLPLDEFALDTSDFPESIMKQLVVDGVLYSVPIATHNFQLVYNKKLLDEAGVTPPTSMAELADAIKKLTKVDAEGNVTQLGLGLTDISAGLKTLGYAHGGDWNRDGKPTPTDPGFVEGVKFYYDNVVAPVTPAAYNKFVAGFGPYMSDQDSFKQGKIAMVFEGEWRAKFNTEAGMDWGVVQVPGKTPELNGSTWADVSTIFIPTNTGNKEAAAEFVKYLISPPAMEKFSHVLANLPGRLSLVDSATYDDLPNFKVWLDALKNPNTHGLPPALYMAEYNADLASAFDSVLQGAQTPEAALQAVADRTGSYSQ
- a CDS encoding GntR family transcriptional regulator, giving the protein MAETAGNGRAGTKGAQLRSYLLGLIEGELKPHEKLPTERDLAETFGVTRLTVRRALDQLGYEGRVYRTQGAGTFVSEPRIAKSVELTSFTQDMRSRGLVPGSLDTVVEEIAAGAEIGARLALSPRDLVAHISRVRTADGEPMCIENTYVPAKLAPGLAARGITGSLYQMLTETYHLKIEKAEQSIHATVLDPPLAKLLGVPEFSPAFKVLRVAYDARNQRIEYAESVYRADRYSYDFVIFRTSRDHTN
- a CDS encoding DUF4127 family protein, which produces MTSTRALSLAFLPLDERPVNIGLPAGVAAIAGATLVLPPAELLPRLRQPGDADCLGRWLESTAPTTDAVIASLDMLCYGGLIAARTTADTTLSALNRLDVLRRLHAAHPALPLCAVSLVMRASNSYNPQEEPDYWARHGMELHKLGALHHRDLLETLGASHAGNAEALAALRAALPGAIVADFERRRLRNHHVNLEAIALASEGAIDPLLITADDTAEHSAGSVEQVWLQHWSHVLPISGEVLMYPGADEVAAVLVARQLGAHFGVTPRFTVECADPPGMQRIAKYENSPMHEAVDRQLRASGSVTVTAPEAMALVVHAPDPRRRDHCGMVVEKSDAQSIFDADDAIAANKSADLIARLLAAGREVALADLRYSNGADPLLIEELHRRGILLELVAYGGWNTAGNALGSVVAAAAAIQIGRAAGTFDAPAARRVLLHRLIEDFAYMTDARRPLNAGVYTFADRAEEAAAEASIGATLDASLKRLTGRNELGITAVRFPWHRSFEVDFTIAGDLS
- a CDS encoding putative N-acetylmannosamine-6-phosphate 2-epimerase, which encodes MTTALLQRLERQLIVSSQAMNPLSPLRQRPDILALLAEAAELGGAGGFRLNGAEVVGLLRPRTGLPIIGIVKDTREGFDNYITTSSADAEALAAAGADIIAIQATSGTRPGESFAEIAATTHRLGKLVMADIATLDEARRAAAEGADLVATTMVGHTTQTEGQARPPFDLVSEIVAALDVPLVVEGGIWTPEHVAASFERGAFAVVCGSAITAPDIITERLVAAIPDR
- a CDS encoding sialidase family protein — translated: MTQHLEIHRREGEFVAWPANYGMWIWGDEVVVVFSQGFRGEQESLHARDKTRPFIGRQARSFDGGLTWQDELFTGTIPGGSSLSGDEHVVEALQSQPNIVVERDIPVLDQPIDFTDPETIVMCARTGLDRGSISWFYVSRDRAKSWQGPYRLGDFGLPGVSARTDIVPLGRHDALFLLTAVKANGDEGRIFAARTRDGGKSFSFESFVGEEPEGFAIMPASLRLPGGDILTFVRCAAPRGPERRAWIDLYRSSDEGRSWRHVGTPVPQVGHNGNPPTINRLADGRLVLVYGYRDAPYGMRARVSSDEGMSWSEDIVLRDDGGVADLGYPRTVLRADGKLLTAYYYNYGADTDRFIGATLFSV